In the Hordeum vulgare subsp. vulgare chromosome 7H, MorexV3_pseudomolecules_assembly, whole genome shotgun sequence genome, one interval contains:
- the LOC123409034 gene encoding uncharacterized protein LOC123409034, whose translation SLPNAPETPLIHIDGGCLRNCPREASTMVVVPMAAAVGIAFAVLQWVLVSKVKVTTEPRVEGGEASASGGKYGASEYLIEEEEGLNDHNVVLKCAEIQTAISEGETCTPTHGYFSEVVATGPRSARRRAWIDPMNLKYLLHLYVRRGVARGDTNKHEELELLIKDYPYAVDRMKIWTEIKKWVTDYCAI comes from the exons TCTCTCCCCAACGCACCAGAGACCCCCCTAATTCACATCGATGGTGGATGCTTGCGGAACTGCCCTCGTGAAGCCTCCACAATGGTGGTGGTGCCGATGGCGGCGGCGGTCGGCATCGCCTTCGCGGTGCTGCAGTGGGTGCTCGTCTCCAAGGTCAAGGTCACCACCGAGCCGCGCGTCGAGGGAGGCGAGGCCTCCGCCTCCGGCGGCAAGTACGGCGCCAGCGAGTACCTcattgaggaggaggagggcctcaACGACCACAACGTCGTCCTCAAGTGCGCCGAGATCCAGACCGCCATCTCCGAAGGTGAGACATGCACCCCCACACATGGTTATTTCTCGGAGGTCGTAGCTACTGGTCCGCGCTCCGCTCGCCGGCGGGCGTGGATCGATCCTATG AATCTGAAATACTTGCTGCATCTATACGTACGCAGAGGCGTGGCGAGAGGCGACACGAACAAgcatgaggagctggagctgctgATAAAGGACTACCCGTATGCGGTGGACAGGATGAAGATCTGGACCGAGATCAAGAAATGGGTCACCGACTACTGCGCGATATAA